One genomic window of bacterium includes the following:
- a CDS encoding trypsin-like peptidase domain-containing protein: protein MSASKIKSTIVKVMPAVVSIIISKTLEAIEKEMPPELMGPLPMGENPMDIARAQADERGMVKVGGGSGFIATPNGIILTNKHVVVDPNAEYTVLLNDGRAMKASVLARDPIEDLAIIKIEATDLPVVALGDSSTLELGEEILAIGNALGIFRNTVSAGIVSGLSRSIRASADPHSPVQELRGLIQTDAAINPGNSGGPLVNLDGEAIGINAAIVFGAQNLSFALPINAAKRDLHDLQTHGRILRPYLGLRYIMIDAGLKNKMSLPVEHGALIMSHGPKDRAVVPGSPAARAGFLEKDIITECEGKKLGEELTIQDLLETKEVGDMVRFNVLRNGKEVEAVVTLAERKG from the coding sequence ATGTCAGCATCAAAAATAAAATCCACGATTGTTAAAGTTATGCCGGCGGTGGTTTCCATCATCATTTCAAAAACGCTTGAAGCGATTGAAAAGGAAATGCCGCCGGAACTCATGGGGCCGCTGCCGATGGGCGAAAACCCGATGGACATCGCGCGCGCGCAAGCCGACGAACGCGGAATGGTGAAAGTCGGCGGCGGCTCGGGATTTATTGCAACCCCGAACGGCATCATTTTAACCAACAAACACGTCGTTGTTGATCCGAACGCGGAATATACCGTTCTCTTAAACGACGGGCGCGCAATGAAAGCAAGCGTGCTCGCGCGAGACCCCATTGAAGACCTTGCCATCATCAAAATTGAGGCGACCGATTTGCCGGTTGTCGCGCTCGGCGATTCTTCAACGCTTGAATTAGGCGAGGAAATACTTGCCATCGGAAACGCGCTCGGCATTTTTCGTAATACCGTCTCTGCCGGCATCGTCTCGGGACTCTCACGATCCATCCGCGCCTCGGCTGACCCGCACTCCCCCGTTCAGGAACTCCGCGGACTTATCCAAACGGATGCGGCAATCAATCCGGGTAATTCCGGCGGACCGCTGGTCAATTTGGACGGTGAAGCCATCGGCATTAACGCTGCAATTGTGTTTGGCGCGCAAAATTTAAGCTTCGCCTTGCCCATCAACGCCGCGAAGCGCGACCTGCACGACCTGCAAACACACGGCCGCATTCTCCGGCCGTATCTTGGGCTGCGCTATATCATGATTGACGCGGGACTAAAAAATAAAATGTCGTTGCCAGTGGAACATGGGGCGCTTATCATGAGCCACGGGCCGAAAGACCGCGCCGTTGTTCCCGGAAGTCCCGCCGCGCGCGCCGGATTTTTGGAAAAAGACATTATCACCGAATGTGAAGGCAAAAAACTCGGCGAAGAACTGACCATTCAGGACCTATTGGAAACCAAAGAAGTCGGCGACATGGTGCGCTTCAACGTGCTACGAAACGGAAAGGAAGTAGAAGCGGTGGTGACACTCGCGGAGAGGAAGGGGTAG